The DNA segment TCGTCTTCCCGATCGAGGTCCGGTTGATGGACCCGGTGGGGTCGGCGACCGCCTCGTACGTGAGGACGGCCCGGGCGGGGTCCGTCACGCGCTTGCCCGAGGCGTCGACGACCTGCGCCTGGATCGTGTTGTACGGCGGAAGGATCGCGAAGACCCCGAAATCCGCGTCCATGCAATGCATTCCGAGGTTGTTCCAGGCCACGACCGTCCAGCCCGTGGGGCCCGCGGCCCCGCCGGGCCGGAGCGCGAGAAGGAGGCCCGCTGCCGCGCCGAGGAGGAGTATTGAATACTTTTTAGTCATATAGTCTCCTTTTCGATGTGGCTCGGCCGGTACCCGTTGTCGTGGATAGCCGCAGGACTCGGCGGGGAGTGAACAAACCCCCGATTGCCTAACGTTGCGACGACGTCTCGCTGATGCAGCTGTACTAGAGGGCGATTTCGAGCGTCACGGGGGCAGATAATTCTCCTTGATGGAGACCCCGGTGATCCCCGCGCTCGACGCCCAGGAGGGCCTCGGCTTCGGGCCGCTCGAGACGGTGTTCGAGGCCCTGGGCCGCGCGCTCATCGTCCTCGACGCGGAGTTCCGGATCATCCGCGCGAGTCACACGCTCGACGAGATCGCGGGCAAGGGAATCGTCGAATCCGCGATCGGCCAGCCCATCGAGGAGCTCGTCGGCGCGAAGCTGTTCGGCCCCGCGGACACGCTTCGCGAGGCGCTCACGAGCGGCCGGCGCGAGGAGGGTCGGCGGGCCGTCCTCCGCTGCGGCGCCAAGAGCGCCCGCCTCGTCTCTCTCACGGCGGCCGTCGTCCCGCTCCACGTCTCGAACCACTGCGACCCGCGGGCGCGCTACCTCGTCGTCGTCCGCCCGGCCGAGGACGAGGACTCGCTCCTCCAGAGCATGATCGCGTCGCACGGCCTCGTCGCGCGCTCGCCCGCGATGCTCAAGATCGTCCACCTCGTCGAGTCGCTCCACCGGAGCAACGCGACGGTCCTCATCACGGGGGAGAGCGGGACGGGCAAGGAAGTCATCGCCCGCGCGCTCCATTCGAGCTCGCTCCAGAGCTCGGGGCCGTTCGTCGCCGTGAACTGCGGGGCCCTTCCCGCGGACCTTCTCGAGAGCGAGCTCTTCGGGCACGTGAAGGGCGCGTTCACGGGCGCGGTCCGCGACCGCGTCGGCCGGTTCGATCTCGCGCGCGGCGGGACGATCTTCCTCGACGAGGTCGGCGACATCCCGCTCCACCTGCAGGTCAAGCTCCTGCGCGTCCTGCAGGAGCGGCAGTTCGAGCGCGTCGGGGAGAGCCGGACGCGGCCGATGGAGGCGCGAATCATCGCGGCGACGAACCAGGACCTTCACGGCGCGATCCAGACGGGCCGTTTCCGCGACGATCTCTACTACCGGCTGCGCGTCGTGCCGATCCACATCCCGCCGCTCCGCGAGCGGCCCGAGGACGTCGCCCTCATCGCCCAGCACCAGCTCGCGCACATCGGCGGACGCGCGGGCCGCGCGCTCCAGCTCTCGCCCGACACGCTCGAGGCGCTCAAGACCTACCCCTGGCCCGGCAACGTGCGCGAGCTCGAGAACGCGCTCGAATACGCGGTGGCTCTCTGCACGGGCCAGACGATCCAGATCGAGGACCTGCCCGAGGAGATCCGCTCCGGTGGAGCCGCGGCAGAACCGCCGCGCCCGGCGGCTCCCGCCTCGGCGCCCGTGAGGGCGGCGGACGCCGCCGTCGATCCCGAGCGCGCGCAGATCGTCGAGGCACTCGAGAGCGCTCACTGGAACCGCCAGAAGGCGGCCGAGGCCCTTCGCCTCTCCCGCTCGACGCTCTGGAGGCGGATGCGCGACCTGGGCATCGAGTGAGCTCGCGCCGCGACTTCCTCGGTCAGCTCTGGGTGTGGACGGGCGCCGCGCTCGCGACCGCCTCCGGTTTCGTCCTCTTTCGCACATTGAGGTCCGCGGCGCCGCCGTTTCGTGAGGTCGCTCTGGACGCGGCGGTGGTCGCGCGGGCGGTCGCCTCCGGCGGCGCGGCCGTGGGCGAGATCTTCGTGGCGGGAACCGCCGAAGCCCCCGTCGCGGTCTCCCTGGCATGCACGCATCTCGGCTGCCGCGTCGCGGGCGCGCCCGGCGGATTCGCGTGCCCGTGCCACGGCAGCCGCTACGACGAGGCCGGCGCGCCCGTCGCGGGACCCGCGCGCGCGGCCCTCGCGCGCGTGCCGCTGGTGAAGCGCGGGGAATCGTGGATCGCCCGGCTCTGACGGACGCGCCTGCTCCGCGCGCGGGTCCGCCGTCCGGCGGCTTCGGGCGGCTCTCCTTCGGTTTCCTCGCCGTGAGCGTCGTCTCCGGCGTTCTTCTCGTGCCTTTTTATTCGCCCGCCGGGGCGTGGGAGAGCCTCGAGAAGATCCAGGGCGGCCTCGCGTGGGGGTTCTTCCTCCGGGCTCTTCACGCGTACTCGAGCTTCGCCGTCCTCGTGACGATGGCCCTGCACGTCGTGCAGGTCCTCGCGGCGAAGACCGAGCGCCAGCTCCCGTCCGGCGTCTGGTGGCGGTCGGTGGTTCTTCTGCCCGTCACGGTGGCGGCGCTTCTCGGCGGCTTCGTCCTGCGCGGTGACGCGGAAGCCGTAGCCGCCCTCTCGATCTGGCGGCGCATCCTCGATTCGCTCCCGCTCGCGGGCGCCGAGATCGCGCGCCTCTTCCTCGGATCGGTCCCCGGCGACCTCGGCCCCGCGGCCCTGCACCACGCCGGAACCCTCACGCTCCTCCTCTGGTTCTTCACCGCCGAGCACGCCGGGCGCCTGTTGCCCGACGCGCGCGGGACGGTCCTCGCGGCCCTCGTCTCCGTCGCCCTTGCCGGAGTCGTGCCGCTTCCGCTCGGGGCGCCGCCGTCGGCGTCGCCCGCGCACCTCCTCGGCCCGTGGTCGCTCCTCGGGCTGCAGGGCGCGCTCGAGGTCCTGCCGCCGGCGTCGGGATGGGTTCTTCCGCTCGCGGCGGTCCTCGTCCTCGGCCTCGTCCGCCACGCGGAGGGCCGTGCGCGCCGGGCCCTCCTCGCCGTGCTCGGGGCGTGGGGAGCCGCCTACGCGGCCTTCACGGTCCGCGTCCTGCTCGCAGCGAGGGGTTGATGTTCCGGACGTTCGCTTTCGTCGCGGCCCTCTGCGCGGCGCTGCTCGGTCTCCTCGCCGCGTTCAGCCGGGAGGCGCGACGCGCATCGGCTCTCGGGCGGGGGTCGGACCGCGCCGGCGGCCGCGTCGAACGCTGTGTCACGTGCCACACGAAAGAGACCGAGGATCCCGGCGGCGCGCACGCGCGCGCCGCGCTCGGCTGCGCGTCCTGCCACCTCGGCAACGCGCTCGCGTTCTCGAAGGAGCGCGCGCACGAGGGGCTCGAGAGGGAGCCCGGCGCGCTGTCGACGGTCGCGCTCACGTGCGGTCGCCCGGATTGCCATGCCCGCGAGGCGGCGCGCATTGCGACGTCGCCGATGACGCGGAACGCCGGGATGGTGGCTGTGGACCGCTTCGCGTTCGGGGAGATCGCGGAGCCCGACGGGACTCGCACGATCGCGGAGGTGCTCGCGGTGGCGCATCCGACACTCGCGGAGAGCCACCTCCGGAAGCTCTGCGCGGGCTGCCACCTCGGAACGCGGCGTACGAACCGCGACGACCTGATAGACGGCAACGGCTCCGGCTGCGCGGCCTGCCATGTGGCGCGGAAGCTCGACGACAAGCCGCGCCCGCATCCGCCCGTCGACTCGAAGATCACGGACGACCGCTGCTTCGGCTGCCACAGCGGAAGCGCGCGGATCGCGCTCAGCTATCAGGGGCTCGTCGAAGTCGAGAAGAACGCTCCGCTCGCTCACGCCGCCTCCGACGTCCATCAGGCCGCTGGCATGGCTTGTATCGACTGCCACCTCCACACGGACCTGATGGGCGACGGCACCGCTCGCACGCACAAGGAGGACCAGGTCGAGATCACGTGCGAGGCGTGCCACGGGCCGGTGCGGGCGGGCGGCGAGGTCGCATGGCGCGACGTGAAAGACGAAATCAGCAGGGAGATTCTGGCTAGAGAGAAGAGAAGAGAAGAGGAAGATTTGCTCAGAAAGGGGAAGAGGGGAGACCGCGGCGCGCCCTCGCCCGACGCTCCGGCCCGGCTCGGGAAGCGAGGCACTCCCCTCCTCAACCTTCTAAGAAAATCTTCCTCTTCCTCTTCCTCTTCCTCTCCCTCTTCTTCCTCTTCTCCTTCTTCCTGGGTTCTCGTCCGAAAGCTCGACGGCGTCGAGCTGCCCGTGAGGCAGACGCCGCGGGACCGCAACCACACGCTGCACGGGCACGAGCGGCTCTCCTGCAGCTCGTGCCACGCCGCGTGGGTGCCGACGTGCGACTCGTGCCACACGTCGTACTCCGCATCCGGCTCGTGGTGGGACTTCGGGGCCGGCCGGGAGACGCCGGGCGGCTGGACGGAGAAGTCGGGTCCGTTCGCCGCTGCGCCGCCCCTCCTCGGCGCGCGCGCCGACGGAAAGATCGTGCCCGCGCAGTACGGGATGGTCCTCACGATCGACGCGACGGCGGCGGGCGGTGCGAAGACCTCGCGCCGGCTCCTTGCTCCTGCCGAGCCGCACACGACGGGAAAGAAGGCGCGCACGTGCGAGAGCTGCCACCGCGCGCCGCCGCAGCCGGAGTTCGAGGCCGGCACGCGGACGGGGTTTAGGGATCTGAATGAAGACGAACGGCGCCGCGTGGCGCGTGCAGCGTTGAAGGAGAAGTGACATGGGCGAGAAAGTGAAGATCGGAATCGTCATCTGCGGCCGGTACGGCACCTGCGCGGGCGGAAAGTGCTTCCGGGCCCTCCGCGAGCGGGAGGGTGCGTTCGCCGCTTACGCCGGACGGGAGGTGGAGCTCGTCGGCTTCACGACCTGCGGGGGCTGTCCCGGCGGCAACGTCGAGTACGCCCCCGAAGAGATGAAGAAGAACGGCGCCGAGGTCATCCACCTCGCCACGGGCTTCGTCGTGGGCTACCCGCCGTGCCCCTACCTCGACCACTTCGTCCGGATGATCCCGGAGAAGTTCGGCCTGCAGGTCGTCGTGGGGACCCACCCCATCCCGCAGAAGTACTACAAGATCCACCAGAGTCTGGGAACATGGGACGACCCTCGTTGGGACGAGCTCCTGACGCCGACGCTCGGCGAAGAGCCCGTCCGCGTGGCCTACGACTAGGTGCGCGCGCCCGGCGGGAGCGGGGCCGGTTACGATCAGGCGCGTGAAGAAGGACGGAGCGGCCGATCTGGCTCCAAGCTGGTCCAACCTCGAGGCCGTTTTCGAGTCGCTGGGGCGCGTCCTCATCACGCTCGACGCGCAGTTCGTGATCATCCGCGCGAGCCACACGCTCGACGCTCTCGCGGGGGAGGGCGCGGCCGCGTCCGTGATCGGCAAGCCGATCGAATCGCTGATCGGCGCTCGCCTGTTCGGCCCGGAGGACTCCCTGCGCGAGGCGCTCCGGGCAGGGCGCCGGGAGGAGGGGCGGCGGGGCGTCCTGCATTGCGGCGAGGACGCCGCCCGGCTCGTGTCCGTCACGACGGCCCCCGTTGCCGAGAACGTGATGAACGCCTGCGATCCGCGGGCGCGGTACCTGGTCGTTCTGCGGCCCGCCGAAGACGACGACTCGCTGTTGCAGAGCGCGATCGCCTCGCACGGCCTCGTCGCGCGGTCGCTCCCGATGATGCGGATCGTCCACCTCGTCGAGTCGCTCCACCGGAGCGACGCCACGGTCCTCATCACGGGCGAGAGCGGAACCGGAAAGGAAGTCATCGCGCGCGCCCTCCACGCCCAGTCGACGCACGGCGCCGGGCCGTTCGTCCCCGTCAACTGCGCGGCCCTGCCGGGCGAGCTGCTCGAGAGCGAGCTCTTCGGGCACGTCCGCGGCGCGTTCACGGGAGCGGTGAAGGACCGCGTCGGGCGCCTCGAGATGGCTCACGGGGGAACGCTCTTCCTCGACGAGGCCGCGGAGATCCCGCCGGGCATCCAGGTCAAGCTTCTGCGCGTCCTGCAGGATCGGGTGTTCGAGCGCGTGGGCGAGAGCACTCCGAGGCGCCTCGGGGCGCGGATCATCGCCGCGACGAACGCCGACCTCCACGACGCGATCTTGCAGGGCAAGCTCCGGGAGGATTTCTACTACCGGCTCCGCGTCGTCCCGATTCACATCCCGCCTCTGCGCGAGCGAACCGTCGACATCGAGCTGATCGCCCGGCACCTCCTCGCGCGCATCGGCGGCCGCGAAGGCCGGGCGCTACGCCTCTCGTCGGACACGCTGTCCGTGCTCGAGGCGTTCCCGTGGCCCGGCAACGTGCGCGAGCTGGAGAACGCGCTCGAGTACGCGGTCGCGGTCTGCCGCGGGCAGACGATCCACGTCGAGGACCTGCCAATCGAGATCCGGACCGCGCCGGGTGCGCCGGTGCAAGCCGTTCCGGCCCCCGAACCCGCGGGCCTGACGCTTCCGGCCGGCGGAGAGGCCCAGCGGATCCGGGCGTCTCTCGAGCGGAACATGTGGAATCGTTCGAAGACCGCCCTCGAGCTCGGCATGAGCCGCACCACCCTCTGGCACAAGATGAGGGAGCTGCGGATCGGGCCGTCGGCCGGCTGACCCGGACGCTACTGCGGGGCCGGGCCGTGCTCGTGCGCGTGGGAGGCGCAGGCGTCCGCGGGCGCGACCTCGGACTTCTCGCCCCGCGCGATTTCGTCGAGGCATCCGCGAACCGTGGGCGCTCCCGCTCGAAGGACGGTGATCCCGGCAGCGCGCAGCTTCTCGAGCGCCCCCGAGCCGATCCCGCCGACGACGATCGCCTCGAACTTCTCGCCGGCCAGCCCGTCCAGCGGCCGGCAGGCGCCGTGTTCATGCGCGACGCGGCCGTTCGGAACCGCTCGTGCCTCGCGCGACGCGGTGTCGACGAGGACGAAGAGGGGCGCGGACCCGAAGTGGCGGGAGACGGGACTGTCCAGGCCGAGGTCCTGGGTCGCGGGGAAGCAGATCTTCACGGGGACCTTCTTTCCGGCGGTTCAGCAGCCGCCCTGAATCTTCTTCTCTGCTTTCGGTTTCTTCGCGCCCGAGTGCCGGGCGGCGTCCGTCAGGCGGCCGATCTCGGCGCGCGCGTCCTCGCGAAAGCGAAGGACGTCGGCCGCCCAGCGGCCGACCGGCGCCGCCGAGGCGGCCGGCGTCAGGATCGTCGACTCGAAGTTCGGGAAGCCGCCCTCGAGGATGGTGACGTTCTCGTAGCCGAGCTCCTCGAGCAGAAGGCCGGCCTTCCGCGCTTCGGCCTCCGTGTCGCCGACGACGATCTTGCGGACGTGCCGCGGCGCGAGAAGCGGGCTCCACTCCTTGCCGAAGAGAGATCGGGTCGGGACGTTCGTGGCGCCGGGGAGAGCCCGCGCGGCGAAGGCGGCCGGACTCCGCACGTCGACGATCCGGATGTTCGGCTCGTGATCCACGATCCGGAAGGCGAGCTCGTCGGCGGTCATCACCGGAACCGGATGGGCGCCGGCGTACGCGCCGCCCGAGACGCGCGCGAGCAGCCTGCTCTTGTAGTCGGGCAGGACGAGGAGGACGCCGCCGAGGGCGATGAGAGCGGCGCCCGCGACAACGTGGCGGCCCCGCGCGAACCGGAGGGAAGGAGCGGACGCCGGAGCCACGCGCTTCTCGATCCACGTCGTCGCGGCGAAGGCCGCGACTGCCGCGGCGACGAGGAGAAACGCGAACGCCCCCTGGGAGATGCCGAGCGAGTCGAACACCTTCACGGGGCCGAGCGCGCTCGAATCGTTGAAGTGCTTGACGAACGGGTAAGCCTCGGCGAAGCCGAGGACGCCGAGGAGGCCGCCCGCGACGAAGAACATCGCGTCGACCTTTCCGATCGCCGCGGCGCAGACGCTGGTTCCGGGGCAGTAGCCGCCGATCACGAAACCGATTCCCATGACGATCCCGCCGACGACCGCCGGCCAGAGCCAGGTCGGGTTCACGAAGATCGCCTCGGTGTCGAGGAGCCCGGCGGAGCCGAGCAGCAGGACGCCGCTCATCGCGGTCACGGCGGCGGTGAAGAAGACGCGCAGGACCGTGAAGTCGGTTCCGTAGAAGACGCCGACGAGCCGGCGCGACGAGGAGAAGCCCGCCTGCTCGAGGACGAAGCCGAACGCGAGTCCGAGGAGGAGTGCGACGACGAGGTTCAGCTGGTCGGAGATCAGGTTCGGGACGAACGGGCCCACGGCTAGCTCCCGGCCTTCCCGCCGAGCCAGAGGCCTCGCGCGAACCAGGCGAACGCGTAACCGGTTCCGAAGATGGCGAGCATCGTGACGAAGCCGGCTGTCGAGAGGACGGCCATCCCGCTGAGCGCCGCGCCGCTCGTGCAGCCGCGCGCGAACTGCGCCCCGACCCCGAAGAGCGCGCCGCCCACGATGGCGAGCGCCCACCGCAGGCCGCGGGACACGCGGGGCCCGGCCTCGGTGACGAGAGCCAGCCGGTCCGACACGAGCCCCGAGACGAAGGCGCCGATCAGGACCCCGGCGACCTCGAAGACGAGCCACGAGAGGAGCGGGCTGTCCTTTCCGGGCCCGACGTATGGGCGGTAGAACGGGGAGGCGGCGGCGTGGGCGGGGGCGAGCGTGGCCACGGCCGTGACCGCGACGCTCTTCACCGCTCCGCTCGCGCCGAGGCCGCGCCCCGTCACGAAGATCGTCGCGAGAAGGACCATTCCGAGCAGAAAGCCCGCGAGGTAGGGGTTCATCGGATTCCTGGTCATCGTGTCCTCTCTTCGCGGCTCGCGGATTCGGTCTCGAGCTCTTCGTAGCCCGTGAGCATCGCCTTGAGATTCGACGTGAGCGTGTGGCCCGTCGTGACGAGGTAAAGGTGTGCGACGAGGAACGTCACGAGGAGGAATGCGGCGGCGGTGTGGACGAGCGCGATCGTCTGGAGGCCGTGGACGTTCAGGCCGAGGACGGCGTGCCGCTGCGGATACCGGTAGAACATGTAGAGAAGGCCCGAGCCGGCGACGACCGGGATCACGAGCAGCTTGAGGCCGGCGTAGACGAGCTTCTGGAGCGGGTTCAGCTTGGAGAGGACGGTCTTGCGCGTCGGGTGGGGCGCGTTCCGGAAGATGCCGAAGACGTAGTAGTTCGCCTGGGCCACGAGGTGCGTCCACGTGGGAACGTACTGCCGCCACTCGCCCGTCGTGACGTGCCAGAAGACCGCGAAGACGATGAGGACGAGGAAGGCGATCGCGGCGACCCCGTGCGCGCGGACGGCCTGCTCGAATCCGAGAAAGCGCAGGGAGCCGTGGATCTCGAAGCCGGTCACCGCGAGGAACACGATCAGCCCGGCCTGCGTCCAGTGCCAGAACCTCTCGAAGGCCCGATAGACGTATTCGCGTCTCATGTCACTTATCTCCGTCCCGCCGGCTCACGAAGAACCTGGCGCTTCCGTGCACGAACACTCCGAGCAGCGTCATCCCCGCCAGGGCCGCACCGAGCCGGTCGACCCACGGGGACCGGTCCCTGCCCGGCATGTAGAAGCCCGGGAGCTTCGCGAGCCGTCCGCCCTCCCGCGCGTGGCACTCGTCGCAGCGGACGGCCTTGTCGCGCGGCGAGACCATGTGGTTGATCGGCCAGACCATCTCCGTCCGGGCGAAGCCGTAGTGGCCGCTGTAGGGAACGCCGATTTCCTTCATGCCCGCCTCGGCGGCCTTCCCCCAGTCGAACTCCTTCCAGTAGCCCCCGTCCCCGGCTTTCGAGGAGTAGAGCTTCGGCTGGATCAGGACGTCACTCTCCGTGTCGTAGATCTGTTTCGCGCGGTGGATCTTGACCGGGACGATCTTCGAATCCGGGTCGTCGTAGCTGCCGCCGATGGGGTTCAGGACGAGCGGCTTCGCCGGGTCGAACTTCTCCCCGACGAGGTAGTGCGACGCCGTCCCGTTGAACCACGCGTATTCTGGGACGAGGTTCTTTCCCCACACGAAGGAGCCCTTGATCGACATGTAGACGTCGGTCCCGTTCGCGTCCTTCTCCTCGTAGGGTCTTCCGTCCTTCAGCTTCCCGGCCGTCGACCAGTCCCACGCGAGCTTCGTCGGGTTCACCTTCGCGTAGACGGGGATGTGGCACGTCTGACAGGCGACTTTCAGCGTGTGCTGGTTCAGGACGTCGTCGGCGTGCGGCAGGTCCGAATGGCAGGATTCGCACACGACGCGGTTCCGGTTCATCGAGGAGACGGAGTAGGCCTTCCCGAGCATCTGGTGCTTCTTGGCGGTGTGGCACGCCGTGCACGACATGTCGGGCCCGTCGGACGCCATGTGGACGTCGACGTCGCGCGACGGGTCGAAGAGCGCCTTCTCGAGGTCTCCGTGCTTGACGTTGTTCCCGCCGCCTCCGAAGAAGTGGCAGGTGCCGCAGTTGGTCCGCTGCGGTTTTCCGACGTGCTGCGCGACCTTGTTGAGGTCTACGGAGGGATCGGGCATGCCCGCCGCACCGGCGGCTTTCACGTACGTCCCGCTCGCGTCGTGACAAGCGAGGCAGTCGACGTTGAGAGGGTTGTTCAGGTCGAACGACGCGTCCGCCCATCCGTATCCGATGTGGCACTTGTCGCAGCTCGCCTGGCTGCCCGAGACCCCGATGCAGTAGTTGTTCAGCACGTTTTTCTTGCCGACGGGGCGGATGCCCTTTCCGTCCACGTACTCCACGCGCTCCCAGTTCCAGTGCGACGAGCGCATGACCTCGACCTGGCGCCCGTTGTGGCAGGAGAGGCACGCGGCCGTCACGTCCTGCGGGCGCTTGAACGGAGTCTTGAGCTGCGTGAAGAGCGAGTGGTCGACGGAGGACTTTCCGGGCTTCGACGTCTTCGCCCGCAGCGTCTCGAGGGGCGAGGATTCGGTGCCGCGCCGGTGAAGGGCCGTGAAGGCGAGTCCCGCCGCGATCAGGACCGCGAAGAGCGCGAGAAAGATCCGTCTCATGCCCGGGTCATTTCAAGAACGACGCCAGAGCGCGCACCCCGGAATCTGGCCTGAATCGCGAGTCGACCCCCGGAAAGGTCGACTTTCCGAACGTCCTGTCGTGACGAATTGTTCAAACGTTGCGGACGCAAGACTACGCGCCATCTGAGGGTCGTCGCGACGAGTTGTTTCAGGCGAACTCGTTTTCGGTGAAACGCGGCGTCGCGCTGCGCAACGAGACGTTTCATTTCGCCGCACATTTCCCCCTCATTCGCAGAAATCCCCCTCTTTCCTCTTGGCCCGGTTCTTGTAACGGGGAGTCACAAACGAGCACTTGCTCGTCTGGAGAACCAGA comes from the Acidobacteriota bacterium genome and includes:
- a CDS encoding sigma-54-dependent Fis family transcriptional regulator, yielding METPVIPALDAQEGLGFGPLETVFEALGRALIVLDAEFRIIRASHTLDEIAGKGIVESAIGQPIEELVGAKLFGPADTLREALTSGRREEGRRAVLRCGAKSARLVSLTAAVVPLHVSNHCDPRARYLVVVRPAEDEDSLLQSMIASHGLVARSPAMLKIVHLVESLHRSNATVLITGESGTGKEVIARALHSSSLQSSGPFVAVNCGALPADLLESELFGHVKGAFTGAVRDRVGRFDLARGGTIFLDEVGDIPLHLQVKLLRVLQERQFERVGESRTRPMEARIIAATNQDLHGAIQTGRFRDDLYYRLRVVPIHIPPLRERPEDVALIAQHQLAHIGGRAGRALQLSPDTLEALKTYPWPGNVRELENALEYAVALCTGQTIQIEDLPEEIRSGGAAAEPPRPAAPASAPVRAADAAVDPERAQIVEALESAHWNRQKAAEALRLSRSTLWRRMRDLGIE
- a CDS encoding Rieske 2Fe-2S domain-containing protein, producing MWTGAALATASGFVLFRTLRSAAPPFREVALDAAVVARAVASGGAAVGEIFVAGTAEAPVAVSLACTHLGCRVAGAPGGFACPCHGSRYDEAGAPVAGPARAALARVPLVKRGESWIARL
- a CDS encoding cytochrome b N-terminal domain-containing protein, which gives rise to MDRPALTDAPAPRAGPPSGGFGRLSFGFLAVSVVSGVLLVPFYSPAGAWESLEKIQGGLAWGFFLRALHAYSSFAVLVTMALHVVQVLAAKTERQLPSGVWWRSVVLLPVTVAALLGGFVLRGDAEAVAALSIWRRILDSLPLAGAEIARLFLGSVPGDLGPAALHHAGTLTLLLWFFTAEHAGRLLPDARGTVLAALVSVALAGVVPLPLGAPPSASPAHLLGPWSLLGLQGALEVLPPASGWVLPLAAVLVLGLVRHAEGRARRALLAVLGAWGAAYAAFTVRVLLAARG
- a CDS encoding CGGC domain-containing protein; translation: MGEKVKIGIVICGRYGTCAGGKCFRALREREGAFAAYAGREVELVGFTTCGGCPGGNVEYAPEEMKKNGAEVIHLATGFVVGYPPCPYLDHFVRMIPEKFGLQVVVGTHPIPQKYYKIHQSLGTWDDPRWDELLTPTLGEEPVRVAYD
- a CDS encoding sigma-54-dependent Fis family transcriptional regulator, with the translated sequence MKKDGAADLAPSWSNLEAVFESLGRVLITLDAQFVIIRASHTLDALAGEGAAASVIGKPIESLIGARLFGPEDSLREALRAGRREEGRRGVLHCGEDAARLVSVTTAPVAENVMNACDPRARYLVVLRPAEDDDSLLQSAIASHGLVARSLPMMRIVHLVESLHRSDATVLITGESGTGKEVIARALHAQSTHGAGPFVPVNCAALPGELLESELFGHVRGAFTGAVKDRVGRLEMAHGGTLFLDEAAEIPPGIQVKLLRVLQDRVFERVGESTPRRLGARIIAATNADLHDAILQGKLREDFYYRLRVVPIHIPPLRERTVDIELIARHLLARIGGREGRALRLSSDTLSVLEAFPWPGNVRELENALEYAVAVCRGQTIHVEDLPIEIRTAPGAPVQAVPAPEPAGLTLPAGGEAQRIRASLERNMWNRSKTALELGMSRTTLWHKMRELRIGPSAG
- a CDS encoding NifB/NifX family molybdenum-iron cluster-binding protein; this translates as MKICFPATQDLGLDSPVSRHFGSAPLFVLVDTASREARAVPNGRVAHEHGACRPLDGLAGEKFEAIVVGGIGSGALEKLRAAGITVLRAGAPTVRGCLDEIARGEKSEVAPADACASHAHEHGPAPQ
- a CDS encoding YeeE/YedE family protein, with translation MGPFVPNLISDQLNLVVALLLGLAFGFVLEQAGFSSSRRLVGVFYGTDFTVLRVFFTAAVTAMSGVLLLGSAGLLDTEAIFVNPTWLWPAVVGGIVMGIGFVIGGYCPGTSVCAAAIGKVDAMFFVAGGLLGVLGFAEAYPFVKHFNDSSALGPVKVFDSLGISQGAFAFLLVAAAVAAFAATTWIEKRVAPASAPSLRFARGRHVVAGAALIALGGVLLVLPDYKSRLLARVSGGAYAGAHPVPVMTADELAFRIVDHEPNIRIVDVRSPAAFAARALPGATNVPTRSLFGKEWSPLLAPRHVRKIVVGDTEAEARKAGLLLEELGYENVTILEGGFPNFESTILTPAASAAPVGRWAADVLRFREDARAEIGRLTDAARHSGAKKPKAEKKIQGGC
- a CDS encoding YeeE/YedE family protein, giving the protein MTRNPMNPYLAGFLLGMVLLATIFVTGRGLGASGAVKSVAVTAVATLAPAHAAASPFYRPYVGPGKDSPLLSWLVFEVAGVLIGAFVSGLVSDRLALVTEAGPRVSRGLRWALAIVGGALFGVGAQFARGCTSGAALSGMAVLSTAGFVTMLAIFGTGYAFAWFARGLWLGGKAGS
- a CDS encoding cytochrome b/b6 domain-containing protein — its product is MRREYVYRAFERFWHWTQAGLIVFLAVTGFEIHGSLRFLGFEQAVRAHGVAAIAFLVLIVFAVFWHVTTGEWRQYVPTWTHLVAQANYYVFGIFRNAPHPTRKTVLSKLNPLQKLVYAGLKLLVIPVVAGSGLLYMFYRYPQRHAVLGLNVHGLQTIALVHTAAAFLLVTFLVAHLYLVTTGHTLTSNLKAMLTGYEELETESASREERTR
- a CDS encoding tetrathionate reductase family octaheme c-type cytochrome; the encoded protein is MRRIFLALFAVLIAAGLAFTALHRRGTESSPLETLRAKTSKPGKSSVDHSLFTQLKTPFKRPQDVTAACLSCHNGRQVEVMRSSHWNWERVEYVDGKGIRPVGKKNVLNNYCIGVSGSQASCDKCHIGYGWADASFDLNNPLNVDCLACHDASGTYVKAAGAAGMPDPSVDLNKVAQHVGKPQRTNCGTCHFFGGGGNNVKHGDLEKALFDPSRDVDVHMASDGPDMSCTACHTAKKHQMLGKAYSVSSMNRNRVVCESCHSDLPHADDVLNQHTLKVACQTCHIPVYAKVNPTKLAWDWSTAGKLKDGRPYEEKDANGTDVYMSIKGSFVWGKNLVPEYAWFNGTASHYLVGEKFDPAKPLVLNPIGGSYDDPDSKIVPVKIHRAKQIYDTESDVLIQPKLYSSKAGDGGYWKEFDWGKAAEAGMKEIGVPYSGHYGFARTEMVWPINHMVSPRDKAVRCDECHAREGGRLAKLPGFYMPGRDRSPWVDRLGAALAGMTLLGVFVHGSARFFVSRRDGDK